A window from Mycolicibacterium tokaiense encodes these proteins:
- the glgX gene encoding glycogen debranching protein GlgX translates to MSPASDQEVWPGKAYPLGATYDGSGTNFAVFSEVAEKVELCLFDEDGTETRYTLPEVDGFVWHCFLPGVESGQRYGFRVHGPHDPGAGLRCNPNKLLLDPYSKAIDGSFDWNQSLFGYNFGEPDSRNDEDSAASMPKSVVINPYFDWGVDRPPQREYADSFIYEAHVKGLTETHPDIPDYMRGTYAAIAHPAIIEHLKLLGITAIELMPVHHFANDSTLIDKGLSNYWGYNTIGFFAPDSKYTSSSTPGGQVQEFKAMVRALHEAGIEVILDVVYNHTAEGNHMGPTLSMRGIDNAAYYRLVDDDKRYYMDYTGTGNSLNVGHPHSLQLIMDSLRYWVTEMHVDGFRFDLASTLAREFYDVDKLSTFFELVQQDPTVSQVKLIAEPWDVGPGGYQVGNFPPQWTEWNGKYRDTVRDFWRGEAASLGEFASRLTGSADLYEHTARRPVASINFVIAHDGFTLRDLVSYNEKHNEANGEDNNDGESHNRSWNCGAEGPTDDPEINALRAQQQRNFLTTLLLSQGVPMICHGDELGRTQGGNNNGYCQDNEITWVNWAEADTELLEFAQKISALRAEHPVFRRRRFFNGRPVRQRGSAGVPDISWFRPDGSEMSDEDWDSGFGKSVAVYLNGHGIPDLDPRGQRVTDDSFVVCFNAHHELIEFTVPPSEFGKSWQPVIDTAAAADDETAEPVAAEATLKVGARAIVVLQSVSD, encoded by the coding sequence GTGAGCCCGGCCTCCGACCAGGAGGTGTGGCCCGGTAAGGCCTATCCCCTCGGCGCCACCTACGACGGGTCCGGCACCAACTTCGCCGTGTTCAGCGAAGTAGCCGAGAAGGTCGAACTGTGCCTGTTCGACGAGGACGGCACCGAGACCCGGTACACGCTGCCCGAGGTCGACGGGTTTGTCTGGCACTGCTTCCTGCCCGGTGTCGAGTCCGGGCAGCGCTACGGCTTCCGTGTGCACGGCCCCCACGACCCGGGCGCCGGGCTGCGCTGCAACCCGAACAAGCTGCTTCTGGACCCGTACTCCAAGGCCATCGACGGCTCCTTCGACTGGAACCAGTCGTTGTTCGGCTACAACTTCGGTGAGCCCGACAGCCGCAACGACGAAGACTCCGCGGCCAGCATGCCGAAGTCCGTGGTCATCAACCCCTACTTCGACTGGGGCGTGGACCGGCCGCCGCAGCGGGAGTACGCGGACAGCTTCATCTACGAGGCACACGTCAAGGGGCTCACCGAGACTCACCCCGACATCCCGGACTACATGCGCGGCACCTATGCGGCGATTGCCCATCCGGCGATCATCGAGCACCTGAAGTTGTTGGGTATCACCGCCATTGAACTGATGCCGGTGCACCACTTCGCGAATGACTCGACGCTGATCGACAAGGGTCTGTCGAACTACTGGGGCTACAACACGATCGGCTTCTTCGCGCCGGACTCGAAATACACCAGCAGTTCCACCCCCGGTGGTCAGGTGCAGGAGTTCAAGGCCATGGTGCGGGCGCTGCACGAGGCCGGCATCGAGGTCATCCTGGATGTGGTCTACAACCACACCGCCGAGGGCAATCACATGGGGCCCACCCTGTCGATGCGCGGTATCGACAACGCCGCTTACTACCGCCTCGTCGATGACGACAAGCGGTACTACATGGACTACACCGGCACCGGCAACAGTCTCAACGTCGGACATCCGCACTCGCTGCAGCTCATCATGGATTCGCTGCGGTACTGGGTCACCGAGATGCACGTCGACGGGTTCCGCTTCGACCTGGCGTCCACGCTGGCCCGCGAGTTCTACGACGTGGACAAGCTGTCCACGTTTTTCGAGCTCGTGCAGCAGGATCCGACGGTCAGCCAGGTCAAGCTCATCGCCGAACCGTGGGATGTCGGACCCGGCGGCTACCAGGTGGGTAACTTCCCCCCGCAGTGGACCGAGTGGAACGGTAAGTACCGCGACACCGTGCGTGACTTCTGGCGCGGCGAGGCGGCCAGCCTGGGTGAGTTCGCCTCGCGCTTGACCGGTTCGGCGGACCTCTACGAGCACACCGCTCGGAGACCCGTGGCCTCCATCAACTTCGTCATCGCCCACGATGGCTTTACGTTGCGGGACCTGGTGTCCTACAACGAGAAACACAACGAAGCCAACGGCGAAGACAACAACGACGGCGAGAGCCACAACCGGTCGTGGAACTGCGGTGCCGAAGGTCCCACCGATGATCCGGAGATCAACGCGCTGCGGGCCCAGCAGCAGCGCAACTTCCTGACCACACTGCTGCTGTCGCAGGGTGTGCCGATGATCTGCCACGGTGACGAGCTGGGACGTACCCAGGGCGGCAACAACAACGGCTACTGCCAGGACAACGAGATCACCTGGGTCAATTGGGCCGAGGCCGACACCGAGTTGTTGGAGTTCGCCCAGAAGATCTCGGCGTTGCGCGCCGAGCATCCGGTGTTCCGGCGCCGGCGGTTCTTCAACGGCAGACCGGTGCGCCAGCGTGGGTCGGCGGGAGTGCCGGACATCTCCTGGTTCCGTCCCGACGGGTCCGAGATGAGCGACGAGGACTGGGATTCCGGCTTCGGCAAGTCGGTGGCGGTGTACCTCAACGGTCACGGCATCCCGGATCTGGATCCCCGCGGTCAGCGAGTCACCGATGATTCTTTCGTGGTGTGCTTCAACGCCCATCACGAGCTCATCGAGTTCACGGTTCCTCCCTCGGAATTCGGCAAGAGTTGGCAGCCCGTGATCGACACAGCCGCGGCCGCCGACGACGAGACTGCCGAACCGGTGGCCGCCGAAGCCACGCTGAAGGTGGGTGCCCGCGCGATCGTGGTGCTGCAGTCGGTCTCAGACTGA
- a CDS encoding AbrB family transcriptional regulator: protein MASAVGRWLLLLVIVSAVSAGFILIALPTPLLFGGLIGALAYALVRVRAPLRLPNSFFQGGQAVVGVIVGSVIDWGTLAGLGARWLIVLGISAFTLILSVLVGTLLVRRGATPATAVFSSIAGGAIGLTAMADDLGADSRVIAVLQYLRLLIVLLTMPVVVTLFFGATDQGVSLSGGSGDWRVDLTFVAAAIIGGLLVGRLLHLPSPALLGPLMIAALLTLVPYFAQAEVPVVLAGLGYLAIGVQVGLKFTLAALLSIGRMVPLAMLTIVVTLLGCAGLGWMLAATTDATPLDAYLATTPGGIYAVMGTAASTGSDVTLVAAAQIVRMCIVLAIAPFIAAYFRRRSV, encoded by the coding sequence ATGGCGTCCGCCGTGGGCCGCTGGCTGCTGCTACTCGTCATCGTCTCAGCGGTGTCGGCCGGCTTCATCCTGATCGCGCTGCCCACCCCGCTGCTGTTCGGCGGGTTGATCGGCGCACTCGCCTACGCCCTGGTCCGGGTCCGCGCCCCGCTGCGGCTGCCGAACTCCTTCTTCCAGGGCGGTCAGGCCGTGGTGGGTGTCATCGTGGGTTCGGTCATCGACTGGGGCACGCTGGCCGGCCTCGGTGCGCGCTGGCTCATCGTCCTGGGGATCTCGGCGTTCACCCTGATCCTGAGCGTGCTGGTGGGCACCCTGCTGGTCCGGCGGGGCGCCACCCCGGCCACCGCGGTGTTCTCTTCGATCGCCGGCGGCGCCATCGGTCTGACAGCCATGGCCGATGATCTGGGTGCCGATTCACGCGTGATCGCCGTGCTGCAGTACCTGCGGTTGCTGATCGTGCTGCTCACCATGCCGGTGGTGGTCACGCTGTTCTTCGGCGCAACCGATCAGGGTGTGAGCCTGTCCGGGGGATCCGGTGACTGGCGGGTGGACCTGACCTTTGTCGCCGCAGCGATCATCGGCGGTCTGCTGGTCGGCAGATTGCTCCATCTACCGTCTCCGGCCCTGTTGGGGCCGTTGATGATTGCTGCACTGCTGACTCTGGTGCCGTACTTCGCCCAGGCCGAAGTGCCCGTGGTGCTCGCCGGCCTGGGCTATCTGGCCATCGGTGTGCAGGTGGGCCTCAAGTTCACCCTGGCCGCCCTGTTGTCGATCGGGCGGATGGTGCCGTTGGCCATGCTGACCATCGTCGTCACCCTGCTGGGTTGCGCCGGGTTGGGCTGGATGCTGGCAGCCACCACCGACGCGACGCCGCTGGACGCCTACCTCGCCACCACGCCGGGCGGCATCTACGCCGTGATGGGCACCGCCGCGTCCACCGGTTCCGACGTCACGCTGGTGGCAGCCGCTCAGATCGTGCGGATGTGCATCGTGCTCGCCATCGCACCGTTCATCGCGGCCTACTTCCGCCGCCGCTCAGTCTGA
- a CDS encoding MmgE/PrpD family protein gives MSADLTSTVSTFVAELNWSDVPEAARAAARRTAANVIGLSVGAAHSAAADAVLGAASDLGQQGGAQVLGRAETLTAPWAALVNGLTAHVEDFDDTYLSCILHPGAPIVPAALAAAELVGADGETLMTGVVAGVEVASRLGDSLWPSHFDRGWHVTATTGPIGAACAAARVLGLDAARTAHAIAIAATQAAGHTEQLGSMTKSFQVGRAAATGVEAALLAEQGFTGPVEPLAGRRGMSALMATEVDWAPMADLGHRWLVESNALKPYSCGIVSHPVIDAGRRLRAGGLEPAHVGSVQLQVHPRVLDVMGVTEPVDGLRSKFSVYHCFAVGLLRGAGGPPEFSDTAAVDPEITDIRGRVTVALDPALAADACRAVVTTTDGRTVELTVDHATGSIDAPMSDEELRAKVVTLAGRLDNPDRLWDVARRLDDIGSAEDLFAVAG, from the coding sequence ATGAGCGCCGACCTCACCAGCACCGTCAGTACCTTTGTCGCAGAACTGAACTGGTCCGATGTCCCTGAAGCGGCCCGGGCTGCCGCCCGGCGGACCGCGGCCAACGTCATCGGTCTCTCGGTGGGCGCAGCCCACTCGGCAGCCGCAGATGCGGTCCTCGGAGCCGCTTCGGATCTCGGTCAGCAGGGCGGCGCCCAGGTGCTGGGCCGCGCCGAGACGCTCACCGCGCCGTGGGCGGCGTTGGTCAACGGACTGACCGCGCACGTGGAGGACTTCGACGACACCTACCTGTCGTGCATCCTGCATCCGGGCGCCCCCATCGTGCCGGCTGCGCTGGCGGCCGCAGAACTGGTTGGTGCCGACGGCGAGACCCTGATGACCGGGGTGGTGGCCGGCGTAGAGGTCGCCAGTCGGCTGGGAGACAGCCTGTGGCCCAGTCACTTCGACCGGGGATGGCATGTCACGGCCACCACCGGTCCCATCGGCGCGGCCTGCGCGGCGGCTCGGGTGCTGGGCCTGGACGCAGCCAGAACGGCGCACGCCATCGCCATCGCGGCCACGCAGGCAGCCGGGCACACCGAGCAACTGGGGTCGATGACCAAGTCCTTCCAGGTGGGCCGTGCCGCGGCCACCGGCGTGGAGGCGGCGCTGTTGGCGGAGCAGGGGTTCACCGGCCCGGTGGAACCGCTGGCCGGGCGGCGGGGGATGTCTGCGCTGATGGCCACCGAGGTGGATTGGGCGCCGATGGCGGATCTCGGTCACCGATGGTTGGTGGAATCCAACGCGCTCAAGCCCTACAGTTGCGGCATTGTCAGCCACCCGGTGATCGACGCCGGTCGCCGGTTGCGAGCCGGGGGCCTGGAGCCTGCCCACGTGGGATCTGTTCAGCTGCAGGTTCATCCGCGTGTGTTGGATGTCATGGGCGTCACCGAACCCGTGGACGGGCTCCGGAGCAAATTCTCGGTGTACCACTGCTTCGCCGTCGGGTTGCTCCGCGGCGCGGGCGGGCCGCCGGAGTTCAGTGACACCGCGGCGGTCGATCCTGAGATCACCGACATCCGTGGGCGGGTGACCGTCGCGCTGGATCCCGCCCTGGCCGCAGACGCCTGCCGGGCGGTGGTCACCACCACCGACGGCCGTACCGTGGAGCTCACCGTGGACCACGCCACCGGCAGCATCGATGCGCCCATGAGTGACGAGGAGTTACGAGCCAAGGTGGTGACCCTCGCCGGGCGCCTGGACAACCCGGATCGCCTCTGGGACGTGGCCCGACGGCTGGATGACATCGGCAGCGCGGAAGACCTTTTCGCAGTAGCCGGATAG
- a CDS encoding MmgE/PrpD family protein produces the protein MIDLTELAAQALAVADRVEGQVHTEAVRSLLNVVGTTIGAAATAESNVVAAGLRRAGAPGEVPVPGRSDTFDAPSAALLTGFAAHLDDFDDTHLATVVHPGAATLGAALGACWQQDRSGDELLRAFAVGIELQLRVAVAMSPSHYDAGWHITGTVGPIGAAMAAAMLMGLDAETTGRAIGVASSMTIGHREGFGTMNKPLHPGKAAANGLVAATVAKHGLTASPRALDGPRGYFRVLAPELDESKLLDDWGTRWELLDNTYKPYPCGIVSHPAIEAAEELHQLIGGREVARVDVRCHPLVVELTGNPDPSDGLAARFSTIHGVASGVLQGPVDLKSYEDTTVRSEPLIEMRSKVALHPDPDVARATAFLTATLADGGTESVTVRNARGSLEVPLTDDQLDRKVLALVERTLPGREKEIVEAARGVATIPSAQSWFRNLADTKGTPA, from the coding sequence ATGATCGATCTGACCGAACTGGCCGCCCAGGCCCTGGCCGTCGCGGACCGGGTCGAAGGTCAGGTGCACACCGAGGCCGTGCGCAGCCTGCTCAACGTCGTCGGCACCACCATCGGCGCGGCGGCCACCGCCGAGAGCAACGTCGTGGCCGCGGGTCTGCGCCGCGCCGGTGCACCCGGAGAGGTGCCCGTCCCGGGCCGCTCGGACACCTTCGATGCGCCGTCGGCGGCGCTGCTCACCGGATTCGCGGCGCATCTGGACGATTTCGACGACACGCACCTGGCCACCGTCGTGCACCCGGGTGCCGCCACCCTGGGCGCCGCACTGGGTGCCTGCTGGCAGCAGGACCGCAGCGGCGACGAACTGCTGCGTGCCTTCGCCGTCGGCATCGAACTCCAACTGCGGGTGGCGGTCGCCATGTCGCCGTCGCACTACGATGCCGGCTGGCACATCACGGGCACAGTGGGCCCCATCGGCGCCGCTATGGCCGCCGCGATGCTGATGGGCCTGGACGCCGAAACCACCGGCCGCGCCATCGGTGTGGCGTCCAGCATGACCATCGGGCACCGCGAGGGCTTCGGCACCATGAACAAGCCGCTGCACCCGGGCAAGGCCGCCGCCAACGGACTGGTCGCGGCCACCGTCGCCAAGCACGGCCTGACGGCATCCCCGCGCGCCCTCGACGGCCCCCGGGGTTACTTCCGGGTGCTGGCACCCGAACTGGACGAGTCCAAGTTGCTCGACGACTGGGGCACCCGGTGGGAGCTGTTGGACAACACCTACAAGCCCTACCCCTGCGGCATCGTGAGCCATCCCGCGATCGAGGCGGCCGAAGAACTGCATCAGCTGATCGGTGGCCGGGAGGTGGCCCGCGTGGATGTCCGCTGCCACCCCCTGGTGGTGGAACTGACCGGAAACCCGGACCCCTCCGATGGCCTGGCTGCCCGGTTCTCCACCATCCACGGCGTCGCCAGCGGGGTGCTGCAGGGGCCGGTGGATCTGAAGTCCTACGAGGACACCACCGTACGTTCGGAGCCGCTCATCGAGATGCGGTCCAAGGTGGCGCTGCACCCCGACCCCGATGTCGCCCGGGCCACCGCGTTTCTCACCGCCACCCTGGCGGACGGCGGCACCGAGAGCGTCACGGTGCGCAACGCGCGCGGCAGCCTCGAGGTGCCGCTGACCGACGACCAGCTGGACCGCAAGGTACTGGCACTGGTGGAACGCACCTTGCCGGGCCGGGAGAAGGAGATCGTCGAGGCCGCGCGCGGTGTCGCCACGATTCCCAGCGCCCAGAGTTGGTTCCGCAACCTCGCCGACACGAAAGGCACCCCGGCATGA
- a CDS encoding MmgE/PrpD family protein, with translation MTLQMSAEVRTAAQSLAQWAVDAVPGTADLELAQIALIDTVAVAAAGANHPVTALVAELPAGARWAAQAHVVDYDDLHLPSTSHISTVCVPAAAATGGDAGAYLAGAGVMARLGAALGWSHYSRGWHATSTTAPMAAATVAGTAMGLDADRLATAMALAVSSAGGVQRAFGSDGKSIQVGLAVDAGIRAARLAAAGAVADLRVIDAWLDLVSEPPFDLALDDPAMVPGGLAVKVYPCCYALQRPIACMAEVAAGLASEDVERIDIWLTESAVQPLVHHRPTSGLEAKFCLEHALAVGVTDGFAGFDSFSDTAVHRPEVARLTRSVDIHLTPGGNGLLEDSVRVQVTTTDGRTRSGEIELPPGAPGRPVTREHLAQKVRDCAGDRADAVLAASWADLPALFENAPTAKDV, from the coding sequence ATGACGCTGCAGATGTCGGCAGAGGTGCGCACTGCCGCACAGTCGTTGGCACAGTGGGCCGTTGACGCTGTGCCCGGTACTGCCGACCTGGAACTGGCTCAGATCGCGCTGATCGACACCGTTGCGGTGGCTGCCGCCGGTGCGAATCACCCGGTGACCGCACTGGTGGCCGAGCTGCCCGCTGGAGCGCGGTGGGCCGCCCAGGCGCACGTGGTGGACTACGACGACCTGCACCTGCCCTCCACCTCCCACATCAGCACGGTGTGTGTGCCTGCCGCCGCCGCCACCGGCGGGGATGCCGGGGCTTACCTCGCCGGTGCCGGCGTGATGGCCAGGCTGGGTGCTGCGCTGGGCTGGTCACACTACTCACGGGGCTGGCACGCGACATCGACCACCGCACCCATGGCCGCCGCGACCGTGGCCGGCACCGCAATGGGACTGGACGCCGACCGGTTGGCAACGGCGATGGCACTGGCGGTGTCGAGCGCCGGTGGTGTGCAACGCGCCTTCGGCAGTGACGGTAAGTCCATCCAGGTGGGGTTGGCTGTTGATGCCGGGATTCGCGCCGCCCGACTGGCGGCCGCGGGCGCCGTCGCTGACTTGCGGGTGATCGACGCCTGGCTGGATCTGGTCTCCGAGCCTCCCTTCGATCTGGCACTCGACGATCCCGCGATGGTGCCGGGCGGCCTGGCAGTCAAGGTCTACCCGTGTTGTTATGCGCTGCAACGCCCCATCGCGTGCATGGCCGAGGTGGCGGCCGGCCTGGCGTCGGAGGACGTCGAGCGGATTGACATCTGGCTCACCGAGTCCGCGGTGCAGCCACTGGTGCACCACCGGCCGACCTCCGGGCTGGAAGCCAAGTTCTGCCTCGAGCACGCCCTGGCCGTCGGCGTCACCGACGGGTTCGCCGGTTTCGACAGTTTCTCCGATACGGCCGTGCATCGGCCGGAGGTGGCGCGGCTGACCCGCAGCGTGGACATCCACCTGACCCCCGGTGGCAACGGCCTGCTCGAGGATTCCGTGCGGGTCCAGGTCACCACCACCGACGGGCGCACCCGCTCCGGCGAGATCGAACTCCCGCCGGGTGCCCCAGGTCGTCCGGTGACCCGGGAGCACCTGGCGCAGAAGGTACGTGACTGCGCGGGGGACCGCGCCGATGCCGTGCTGGCCGCCAGTTGGGCCGACCTGCCCGCGCTCTTCGAGAACGCCCCGACAGCAAAGGACGTCTGA